The following nucleotide sequence is from Apodemus sylvaticus chromosome 2, mApoSyl1.1, whole genome shotgun sequence.
CTGTGCATCTCTAACAGTCAAGGGACGCATAGTCTGGGTAAGGTCTACATAGCTGAGGCCGTTAGACTGAGGCACAGTCAAGCTGCTGTTAAAAACAGAGCGAGGAGTCCAGCATCCATTAATTCAAATACAAGTGCTCAAAAGCTATGTATTTTGGGTAGTTATTGAATCTATTTGGGCTTCAGTTTTTATTGCCTTCATCTATAAAAGCAGGGTTGTTACAAGTTTAagtgaatatatacacatatatgaatatgtacttaaaatatatactgtatattCACTTAAGGCATAGTATATAAGAATGTGTTCTTAATTtgatatctatataatatatatacatgaacactTTAGGGAAGTTTTGTCAGATAgcaaatgctttttaaatattaactATCATACTGTCTTATCATATCCACCTCTAAACTACTAACAGTAACAAAGTTATatgatctgatttttttcttttcctaaaggtTCGAAGATCATAGCAAAATGTCTCCTTTAAGAAGTAGGGTGAACACAAAATGAGAAGCCCTAAAACAAACACTGAGTTACCAGACGGGCTAATCATTTCTGGAATACACAACTAGCATTGTGCAGAACTGGCAGAGGGACTGTTAGTTGGGTTAAGTTTTAGGAATGATGGGTTGTCATATTCCTGGGACAGGACTGATGAGAGTTACAACTCCAGCTACTCAACACCCACCACCAAATCAACATTCTTGAACAATAACAACAGCACAAGAGaataatttcaaataaatcaAAACAGTAGATTGCCAACTTTATAAGGACAGAGATTTGTCTGGTGGTTCACTGCTGTGTCCACATGGTTCTGGATAGTGTGTGGGAACTATTACTTAAACAAGTGTAAGGAGTGAAAACTTTGCTCTGTCCTTTTGATGGGGGTAGTATTAAAAGGAGACTGAAGTCGCTTGTGTTCCTACACCAGGGCTTTCTGAGTCAGAGAAGTCTAGTGGCTCCTCTGTGGCTCTGAGAGCAGCAGATGCAGGAGGCGAGTACGGATAATTTAATAAGCATTTAAGCAGCCATGGCCCTGACTAGGTCTTCCCAGGATTATGGAATGTGCAGCCCTGACACACTAAACTCAGACTCCCATATGTGTGTCATGTTTGAAGTACAAATACCTTGCCCAGCTTCTAGCATAAATGTCTCTACCTAGCTCCCCGCCTCAAGCATTTTCAGAAACCTTTGACTTGTGACGAGctgtcattaaaaaacaaacaaaaaacttactAGAAACCTTTGGTAGACATAAAGCCTTTTAACTTCTGCCTGACGAAAAGAATTAGTTGGCCATCACCCATGTCAGGCACGGTTGACTATATAACATTACTTATAATTTAGCTCAGGGGATGGATGGATATAACACTATCAGAACTGTGTCTCACATCACATGTAAATacacattctcttctattttcaTAGCAACTTTTTTTTCTCGACACAAaaaacatcctttttttttttttaacagtacaGGCAAGTGGAAGATTTAAACTCATTAAGAAACGTTCTAAGTTTTCCTAATTATCTTTGTACTGAAAGCTGAGAGTTATTAGTCATCCTTGGCTGAGCTGCACTCGGTCCCACTTGCTCTTCTGaatacaataaaacaacaaacacccTCAGAGTACATTATTAATCAATTAGGTATCATTTCTTAGAATGACTTCCATCATCTCATTTAACTTTGAAGCTTTTAGACATTAATTAATCATAAACTGTCAAAAAGCTATCATAGATTTATACGGTGCATTACTGCATCAGCTTGACCCCAAATTCTGGGtctgggagaaagaaaaggggctGGGGAACTGTGGGAGAAATATGGAGAAAACCTATCAGTAAGTAGAGAAACCAATTAGGCCTGATATAATTAGAGGGAGAACTCAGATTCATTTTATTCCAAagtattgtttttatatttgagacTGTGTAGAAAAAGGGTCCTTGGAGTGAGAACACTCTTGGAGGTGGTCTAATTTCACTCGGTCTTGGGACATATAGGGTAAATAGTAAAATTATTGCACAGTTACAAAAGTTTCGATAACACCATGGTCTGATTAATGTTACCATGCATCATTTTTAAGGCTAGCCAACATTGGAAAGCAATCATTTCCAAGATGGTGATCAAATACCTCAACACAGTATCACTTGTTGGGGTTCACAGAAAGGACTCCCTCTTGTCAAAGTGAGTTCACGGCCTTTTGCGCACTTGTCAGCTTCTTCTCACCTGTATGCTGGACAGAGGCACTTTATAGCTATGGACTGAAGTTTCTGAAGTACGAGACAGTGGAGTTTCAGCCGCCACTGGCAAACATGACAAGAAGGTAAAATGAAATTGCATTGAAAAGAAAGTAAACAGATCACTATGTCAGAAACTTGTAGAAGTCACTGTTCTCTAGTCTGGAAACCTCTATAGAAGAACAGAAAAATCGAGGTCAAGTGAATACTGCCTGTTCCTGATGTTAAGGTTAGTGGTTTTGCTGTTTGGCCTCGTAAAGTTTAAATTGTTGATGATGTAAATATTCTGAGTTATTTTTGAGTAACATTTCAAAGTATTGAACTTTACATATAGATTCCAAGCAGTCCAGACAACTAAAATGTCAAGTATATGTTGGAAGAGTTTAGTAAagtgtataaaaattaaaagacgGAAAGCAAAACCACCttatttaaaatgtgtaaaaataAATTGCATCATTTTTCAGATTCtgatactttcttttcttcctctttcccccccTAATCTTAGTTCGTTGGGACATACTGCACCCGCCACAACACGTTGGACAGCAGGTCCTGGTACACACTAAGAAACAGCCAACCGGGTAAATACATCAAGGTGATGAGGCCCATGAAATTAAGCGGATAGTGAGAATAGTCCCAGGAACAGGCCCCGCACATACGAAGTCCCAGACCCCAGGAAAACTCCCACGCATAGATGAAGATCACATAGATGGGCACCCGCTTCCACGTGCCCCAGCCACGGCTGTAGTAAAGGTGGAAGTAGAGTTTTTCCACCACGAAACTACAACTTCCATACATAAAGAAAGACCAGAGGGATGTGTGACCACTGCTGGCCCCGTCCCCCTGCCCCAGCACATTGAAGAAGAAGGTAAAGAAGATCTCATCCAGAAAGCCGTGCATTCCGAAGAAAAGGAAGCGGAGGAGGTCGGGCAGTCCCTGGGTAGGAGATCGTTCTGTGCCCCTTGCGGTCCCACGGGATCCATGTCGCTGGCCACCAGCCTCCCAAAGGATCTGGGAGTCCCGGGCTGCAGGTAGCGTGTCCCTGGTTCGCCGCTCGCGTCGCCGTGGGTACCGCAAACACAGGAAGCGCTTCAGGAACACTTGGCCGTGGTAGAGCGCGAGCACGTACTGCAGCGCCAGGTCGAGCACCCCCGGCGCCGCCGCGCCCCCCGGCCCGCCGCCTAGGCTGAGCCGTAGCGCTTGGCCCGCCAGGGTCTGCAGCCCGACGTGCGCAGAGGGGTAGAGCAGGAAATTGAAGAGGAAGGAGCTGGGGCAGCGCGGCCGCTGCAGGTAGAGTTGCTCCAGGGCGAAGTGGGTGAGCGAGTGCAGGAGGCAGCGGTAGGGCGAAGAGAAGCCCAGCATCCGCAGATCCAGGCTGCGGGCGAAGCGCCTGGCAGAGGACACCAGCACGTCCAGGGTGATGCCATGCATCCCGTAGAAGTAGAGGCGCATCCAGGCGGGCAGCGCTCCACGCTCGACCGGAGCTTCAGCAGCGGACAGCGGCTCAGGGCAGCTGGCAGCCTCTTGGCTACGCAGCCCGCCGGTGGCCCCGGGTCTCCGGGTCGCGCCGCCTCTCGGCGATGGCCCTTCACTCGCCACATCGCTGCCCGCCATGGGCTACCCGGGCTCCCGGGGCCCAGCGGCCGAGCCTCGCACCGATTCACCGCCCCGGGGGAGGTGAGGGGGGCACACGCAGCTTCGTTCCGATCGGGGTCTCCAGCGCTCGGGAGACGCGCGCAGGTCACCCGGGACGCTAGGAGTCCCCGTGCCGTGGCCGGGGCGCGCCCTCCTCTCCAGTTCAGGGTGAGATGTTGCTCACCCGCTCCCGCGATCACCCTGCGCGGCCTAAGGAGTGGCGCGGCCGGGCGAGGGGAGGCGATGCTGGGGCTGTGGGGAAGAGAGCCCAGGCTGGTGGCAGCTCCATCCCCTCCGCGGCTCAGCTCCGCCGCCTCTGCGGCAGGCTTGGGGAACGTTACGCGAGCGGAGATCGCCCTTCCCCCGGCCCTTCCCATACCCCTCTCCGCCCGGCTCGACCTCTCCCGCCTTCCCGGGCCCCCGCCCCGCCCAGCCTCCGGCGCCGGGGCTCACTGGGGTCTGCCCCGAAAGGCGCGGCGCGCCGCCCGGGTCCCCTTTGGCCATCTCTGCAGCCATGGGGGAGTGCTGCAGGGGGTTCCCGCCGTTTGGTGGTAGGAGTGGAGAAGCCCCTAACAGGTGTGAAGGCGAACTGTGGGGCATTCCCGGTATCGTGGAAACCAGGGCCAGGCCTTGGCTGGCGGAGACAAATGGCCGGGTGCCACCAGCCGAAGGCCGGGCCCAGGACCAAACTATGGTGCTGTATATTTAATGTCCTTATGCAAAGCCAGCTGTGTCCCAGTCACAGCTTGTTAACCAGAGACTCCACGCCTGCCTGCCCAGAGCAGTCTGCATCTGAATGCTGTCCCAGGCCTGATAATCCTTTTCAGTCTTGGCCTAGGCTAGTTTACTCAAGGCCAAGCCcagcagaattaaaaaaagaaaggcttgAGGCTGAGTTGTGTCTTGGCTATGGTGGGACTGTGGGGGTGATGGTGGGAGGTGTCCCCTACAAAGACAGCTTGCTTGCAGCTGATACTGGTAGAGACTATTGCAGGGTGTATGTttggggggggatgggggtgtcCTTGCAGAACTAGGTCATTTCAAATACAGAGTGAACTGGAGAGCcaagcttttttcttttcctgtcttttctttttctcccccaccccctgctctttCAGGCCTTGGCCTCCTTAGTCCCCCACCTGGtttcctgtctctttccctcctccttcctccttctctgttctGTCAGGTAGAGCAGGTGGAAATAAGTTACACCATTATCTGCCTGTCCTGTTCATGTCTAAGCAGAAACTAGGTAATAATTTTACTCTGCCTGGGAGCTCAAATCTTCTCTAGATAAAAAGCTTTATGAAGACATATTTTCTGTGGGAGAACAAATATTCTCTGGTAAATCTTCCATTTCTGAAACAACCTTGTTCCTGCCTTTTTTCCTCACTCACTTCACCCATTTAAGCTACTATCTATGGTAGCCTGTGTGCTGGCTAAGAGAGCAAGATGACAGCACACATTGTTTTGTCTGAAGTCAGAGCAGGGTCTTTTCTCCCATCTTTGCTAGCAACTTGTGTTTTCTGATGAATTAAAAGTTGTCATACCAAGGTAGCATGCTCAAAGCAGCTGTGAGGACCTCAGAACCCAAATTCCTAAACACCCAGAAGAGGAAAagagcccccccccaccccccgccgctctctctctctccctccctcctactttttttgagacaagaattAATCTGTGTAACAGCACTGGCTCTCCTATAACTTTATAGGtttgtaggctaggctggctttgaactcagagatcttcctgcctccacttctctagTG
It contains:
- the Tmem229a gene encoding transmembrane protein 229A → MAGSDVASEGPSPRGGATRRPGATGGLRSQEAASCPEPLSAAEAPVERGALPAWMRLYFYGMHGITLDVLVSSARRFARSLDLRMLGFSSPYRCLLHSLTHFALEQLYLQRPRCPSSFLFNFLLYPSAHVGLQTLAGQALRLSLGGGPGGAAAPGVLDLALQYVLALYHGQVFLKRFLCLRYPRRRERRTRDTLPAARDSQILWEAGGQRHGSRGTARGTERSPTQGLPDLLRFLFFGMHGFLDEIFFTFFFNVLGQGDGASSGHTSLWSFFMYGSCSFVVEKLYFHLYYSRGWGTWKRVPIYVIFIYAWEFSWGLGLRMCGACSWDYSHYPLNFMGLITLMYLPGWLFLSVYQDLLSNVLWRVQYVPTN